Genomic DNA from uncultured Methanospirillum sp.:
AAGGTAATGACCAGAAACCCGATGTACCACAGGGTTATAATCATCAGTTCATTATCGAGCCGTTCCGTTGAATAGACCGTCCGTGCTGCGACATTCATCCATTTGGTAGAAGGGGCATCGGTCTGAAGAACCGGCATGAATGTGTACACGATATCACGGTTATTCTCTTCATCATGTACCACAGATCCCTCCCCGCTTTTGATTGTCCTGCCAATCTCGTCCAGAGTCTGGTTATCCGTGTTCGCGAGTTGGATCTCGGAGCGGTTGGTTATGAGTGAACTGAAACTGTTGTACAGATCAAATGATACAATATCGGGGTTGAGTGTCCAGAGGACATTTGTGAGATCTGAATAGTAAGCCTGGTTCTCTTTGGGCACATAGTGGACGAAGATCCTTCCGACCTCAAGGAGATACCTGTGATCAGCGGTTCCCTGGTATGCAAAGAGCCGCACCGGGACGTTGTTCTCATGCCCTTTCACCGATCTGTCGAGGATAAACTGATCCAAACTCTGTATCTTGTTGAACTTGAGGAGGAGTTCCGGGGCGAACGTGGAGAAGTTCAGGCCGAGATCATTCGCATCGGTTGTATGGGTGATGTTCCCTTTATCGATCAGGTATACATGGTACTCATCCCCAAGCTGATTCTCGATCTTCTTCTTTACCCCCTGATAATCGATCTTCTCAGGATCTCCTCCGGTAGCGTTGTACTCATCCTGGTAGATCTTCATTGCCTTCTGAAGGGGGGGCTCAAAGGTGAGATCATAGAGGTACATCCCCCGGTCAATCCAGAGTATGGACTGTTGAAGGATCTGATCTATCGTCTTTTCTGATGAGCGAAAGTTCTGCTCTGTCTCTTCCCTGGTTGAGAAATACCAGTTTGTCAGAAATACGATCATCACAACGAGAAAGATAACAAGAAGGAATATGCCAAGCCTGGCAGAGAATGATGAAAAAGACCGGGGATCTTTCTTCATGAATTACACGTGAGTATCCACTTCTATCCAATTGAAGATATGGATCTCTTCGTGAATACAGGGGATCAGTCACTGTTCGAGGTTATGGCTCTCCGCCTGCTCTATCTGCGACCTGATCCGAACCAGACCGCTGTGGAACTCTTCCAGGTACTCGTCCATCGAAAGGCTTCCTTCCTGGAACGGGCAGTCCTCCTCCATAATGACATTAATGAGGTCCTTGGAGGGAAGGAGCAGATCGATAGGTACTCCCACCTTCTCTGATCCTCTGATGAGTGCCTCCCTGAAGAGCCCGATGCAGTATCCAACCCTGAATCTGTACGTATCCCGTGTCTTTTCCAAATACCCGGCAACCCGTTCGGTCTCGATGCGAAGGAAATCATCCTTGATATTCTGATCTTTTACCTTTCCCAGCATGTAGTGGTAATGAGCATAAGGGTACATAAGCTCAAGTTCTGCCGGAAGGATCCCGCATGTTCCGAAGATAACGATATGGTACTGCGACGGGTCCAGAACATCCGTGATAATTGATCTGATAAGCCGGTGGCTTGGGCTGGTACTGTACGGCTTTCTCATCGCACAGGGCATGAAGATGGCTATGTCCCGCGGGCTGACCTCGTACTCATCGATGATGTACCGGTAGGACTGCTCAAACTCTGAGAGGTAAAACGGTGGATCCTTCAGTATTGTATCGCGATCCACCCCGGAATTTTCTGCATCAGGCATGATAGTCAGATCTACTCCTGCATACTGGGGTGTTTATGGCAATATCCCTTTCATCAGGAGTATAAAAAAAGTGGTTGAAAGGCGTGAACGGTTATTCAACCGTCACATTGAGTGAGTATGCGTCTTCCTTACCGGTAGTTGGCTCCCACTCACGCTTGTATACTGCGTCAAATGTCTGGTTTCCTGCTTCTACTGCCTTGAGGATCCAGGTGTGAACCCCGCCTACACCGACCATGCCCTCGGGTGCATTGTCAGTTGTATGGGTACTGTTCACGATCTCAAGCCCTGTTGAGTTTGTCGCGTTCCACTCAAAGCCGGTGGTCGGATTCTCTTTCAGGGAGACAAGGACAGTCTGATTGACCTTCATGGTTAGGTTTGTCGTGTTGACATCAGCGGTGAAATTCACAGCAGGCACAACATCAGCAGATGTGGTCTCTGTTTCATTTGCAGCAACGGTGATGTTCTGTACAACGGTCTCGACCGGTGCAGTTGAGTTCTCACTTGCATTACCAGCGGGCTGCTCTGCAAAGCATCCTGGCACGAGAAGAACTGCTGCAACGAGAAGGATAACTGACGTGATTAACTTCTCCATATCTGTATGTTTCAAAATTCAGGTTTTAAGGCTTCTCTATGAAGATCCATTGTCAAATGGGCGTTACATTATGTAATCTCCCGTGAATATGAGTTAATATCATATAATAACCAAAAGTTATGACTGGCCGGGAGTGGTACGAAAAAAAAATGAGTAATACAATCTCCCCCGCGGCTGGAGAGTCAGGGAGAGATGAATAAAATCCCCTGCACAGCCTAGAAAGTCTTCTCTTTATCTATCCCGACCATGTCGCAGGCATCATCGATCTTTGTCTGGGTTGTAATAAAGAAGCCGTTCACCGACTCGGTTGTTACGATATCAGTCGGGCTTGTAAGTTTTCCTGCAGCCTGAAGCGTGTCAACAGCAGTGACTGTGGCGTTCATACCCATGACAAATATTCCCCTTGCCTTTCCAGATTTGTCCGAGAGGGTCATGGCCTCGGCAGATGCCTTTGCTGATGCAGCGGCTGACTTGTACTGGTTGAGTTTCTCTACGGTCAGGCCCTGGTTGGGTTTTACGATCAGTTCCTTCTGATCCTTGAAATCGTCTGCAACCTTCTGCACCAGAGTCTTAAAATCGTCATCCTGGTTTTTCCCTGTGCATCCTGAAAAGAGTATGACTGTGATGAGTAATACTGCGAGAATTCCACTGCGGAGCATATCTGTGATATCTGTTTTAAAGCTCTTATCAGTTGTGAAATGATACTCTCTTCCTGCTGTGATAAAATGCTCTTTTTTTCTTTCTTCTGTTCATACCCTGAACTGATATCGGAGATATGAACTGTGACAGAAGCATACAGTACTGACACTGGTATACCCATCAGGAATCCGTTACCATGCCTTTGAATCCAGACAGCAGTACCCTGATCCGATCCCTTCGCAGAAAACGTAGTACTTCAGAGAATGAATATGCAAAACCGTTCTACAAATGGGCAGGGGGAAAGACCCAACTTCTTCATGAGTTCGACCTCAGGTTTCCTCAAACGCTCAGAACCGGTGCCCTTGACCGGTACGTAGAACCCTTCATCGGCGGGGGAGCGGTCTTCTTCTTTGTGATGCAACTGTTCCCGTTCAGAGAATCAGTGATCTGTGATGCCAACGAGGAACTGGTCCTTACCTACCAGGTCATCAGGCAGGATGTTGATGCACTCATCAACCTTCTTAAGGATTTCCAGTCCCGGTATGATGCTCTTGATGAAGAAGGACGCAAAGACCTGTACCTGAACGTAAGGTCTGATCTGAATGGTGACCGGAAGGGGTTTGATTTCTCACAGTATGGCACCGCCTGGGTAGAGAGGGCAGCACAACTCCTCTTCCTCAACAAAACCTGCTTCAACGGACTCTTCAGGGTAAACTCAAGCGGAGAGTTTAACGTCCCGTTCGGGAAGTACCGCAACCCCGGGATTGTGCATGAGTGTAACCTTCGTCTGGTCTCAGCACTGCTACAAAATACCACCATCCTTCACGGCGACTTCTCACGGTGCCTTGAGTACATCGACGATCACACGTTCGTCTATCTTGACCCACCGTACAGACCACTGAGCGCTTCATCCTCATTTACAGCCTACTCACGGGATGGATTTTCAGATCAGGATCAGGTACGTCTCAAGGAGTTTTTTGACTCGGTGGACAGGCTCGGTGCGGCGGTGATGCTGAGCAACTCTGATCCCAGGAATGAGGATCCCACCGACCACTTCTTTGATGATCTCTATCAGCAGTACAGGATCGAGCGGGTGTTGGCGAAACGGATCATCAACAGCAATGCAGAGAAACGTGGGGCCATCAGTGAGATCATCGTGATGAACTATTATGAGTGAGTCCGGGAATGACCAGGCT
This window encodes:
- a CDS encoding DUF5591 domain-containing protein, whose product is MPDAENSGVDRDTILKDPPFYLSEFEQSYRYIIDEYEVSPRDIAIFMPCAMRKPYSTSPSHRLIRSIITDVLDPSQYHIVIFGTCGILPAELELMYPYAHYHYMLGKVKDQNIKDDFLRIETERVAGYLEKTRDTYRFRVGYCIGLFREALIRGSEKVGVPIDLLLPSKDLINVIMEEDCPFQEGSLSMDEYLEEFHSGLVRIRSQIEQAESHNLEQ
- a CDS encoding protease inhibitor I42 family protein, giving the protein MEKLITSVILLVAAVLLVPGCFAEQPAGNASENSTAPVETVVQNITVAANETETTSADVVPAVNFTADVNTTNLTMKVNQTVLVSLKENPTTGFEWNATNSTGLEIVNSTHTTDNAPEGMVGVGGVHTWILKAVEAGNQTFDAVYKREWEPTTGKEDAYSLNVTVE
- a CDS encoding DNA adenine methylase — translated: MPLNPDSSTLIRSLRRKRSTSENEYAKPFYKWAGGKTQLLHEFDLRFPQTLRTGALDRYVEPFIGGGAVFFFVMQLFPFRESVICDANEELVLTYQVIRQDVDALINLLKDFQSRYDALDEEGRKDLYLNVRSDLNGDRKGFDFSQYGTAWVERAAQLLFLNKTCFNGLFRVNSSGEFNVPFGKYRNPGIVHECNLRLVSALLQNTTILHGDFSRCLEYIDDHTFVYLDPPYRPLSASSSFTAYSRDGFSDQDQVRLKEFFDSVDRLGAAVMLSNSDPRNEDPTDHFFDDLYQQYRIERVLAKRIINSNAEKRGAISEIIVMNYYE